The window CGTTATCTTTAGAAAGAATTCATAAAGTTTAATGTCATATGTTAACAAATAATGTAAAGTAATAAGTaatgtactttaaaatatttaaagtgaaaaaacactaaaaatatAGAGAATAAATCATACAAATTTTGCCGACatggtaattttttttttttattgaataattataataataatcttttccccaaaataataataataattaaaagtttTATCACAgaattgaataataaataaattaattaacgTTAGAAACTTTCTGGGAACTTGTGATGAAAATCATTGTCAGCTGTTattaaattattgattaatgatCAGAAGCTCTGAGAAGttaatttattgtttatctgtgaaacatgtaaacaatagatcagctgtttagatctGAATATCTATGATCAGAAAATCTATTTTCCAAAAGTCTCTGATTTTGTCGTCTCATGTGTTCAGGATTTAAAGATGAACTTTGAATCTGATTGATCACGAAGAGTTCAGATTGAGCTTCAGTTCTTGATCGGTGATTATCGGTGATTGATTTGCACTCTGAGAAGCCGTCCTCCAtcagtgtttcctctctgtcGGATCAAAGTGAAATATTCCACAgaacacttcctcctcctcctcctcctcttcctcctcctctctcagtgTTATTGACGACGTAGTTATTAGTTCCTCCAGCTGAATGTATCGGCGCTGATCAATAGTCGGCGTCTCTCACTGAAGACGACGGGACTGTAAAACGCTTTTAGAACCTTTTAGAACCTTTTTGAAACGTTCTAACTCATCACAGCTTTTTGTACTGGGACACGTTCCTGTGCATGATGTCGTCACTTCTGTtccttcatttaaatgtgtttatttattgaaatacaCGTTACCAGAAAATGATGACGATTGTGGACTTTTTTTCCCtgattttttcagtttttatttatatttattggtttCTGATGTTTCCTTTAGCGCCACCTTCTGGACAAACCTTACAGCTTTAACtctttaaaattgtaaaatattaaaaattacCAACAATCAGTCAAAAGTTCAAAGTCTTCaagttgtttacattttaaaaaatattatttatcagctggtttgttttctttagtcaTTTAATGCAGAAGTTGTTTGTTGATAACTTAAAGTCTCAAATGACACCAGaccagtaaaagtacaacagtgTGACTACACACTAATACTCTGTAAGGAActtatttcagtattttctggctccttgtttccttttaaAGTTGATGGACTCGTGTTGGGCTGCTGTGAGGACAGTCTGAAGCTGTCGTCTCtgcaccagactccattcatagAAACAGTGATTTAACCTCTCACAACACAGATCTAtctattttgtgttattgtgactCTGGTGTTTTAAAGGAGAAGTTTATCATAATTAAAGTCACAATAACAGAAAAACCACTAACCGATGGAGGAGCAGCTCCTGTGTCCTGAGGggttaaatcactgtttttgtgaacggagtctttgaagagagcaaaGATTCTGTTTGTACATcataaaaccatttaaaacatctgaactgtccctttaaattgAGATCCTTTACCAGGTAAAACTCACATTAATGCAGACTCTAAATAAACCAGAACCAGGAAGTGaatctttaaacatttaatacaaacaCAGAATTAAAAGCAGCAGTCGTGGtcgtttgtttcttttttattttcccagtAAACGTCTTTACAAACGTTCTCAGACGACGACGGCGTTCCTCGTCACACAAAAGGACacttggacaaaaaaacaacaacaacagagtccatgatgacaaaattaaaaaaagccgATTTCAGGAGCTCATCGGGGGGGAAACATTCAcaccaaaataaatagtttccactaaaaaaaaacaaaaaaacacacagaacccTCGATTCATTCAGAAAAACGAACTGTTACTGCGAGaagtttaacctttttttatggGTTTGGAGGTTTTTGTGGTGGTGCAGACGGTGGATGGTGGTTGGTTCTAATAAAAACAGCAGCGGAGGAATGTAGACGAGCGGGTTCTTTAACGACTCTGGAGTTTATGTTTCACAGTATGACGACCAATCTGACGTGAGAACGGAGAACAGGACCAGAACACGAGTGAGTGTGAGGATGACCGGGGGGGCAGCTAAAAGCTCGGGCAGTGGGGGGggtggttgttgttggtgtgtgtgtgtgtgtgtgggggggcctCAGCCTCTCTTGTCCTCCAGGGTCTTGTGCAGCTCGTCGGCGTCCCCGGCGGTCTTGACCCGGATCAGAAGGGGGACGGGGCTGTTGGGGTTCTTGTCGTCGACGGCCGGGTTGGGGACGCAGACGACCATCACGTTGTTCTTACCGACGCGAGACACCGGCATGGACGCCTGCAGCAGGATGTTCAGCAGGATGttcccttcaaaataagaggtcagaggtcaggatgATCATTATGAGGATGAAGAATGCTAAATGGTTTTCTTAAAGGAATCAATTCAATGGTCTattgtttctttaatttaaaacatcagaaacTTCAAACTAAAACTTCTGTTTCATCCGATAACCTGGTCAGCAGCAGTGTTACCATGACAACCCGACCGTGAAGACAAAACATCAGTCATGTGACCGGATTCTGTTcacaaacataatttaataactgagatttaatttatgtttttttaaaagagctgCAGTTTCCCTGTTTGACCAGCAGGAGGAGCCGTTTGATCAAAGCACAGAGttctctatctatatatctatagatatatatatatatatatatatatatatatatctatatatatctatctatagatagatatatatagatatatatagatacatatacacatgtgtgtgtttatttagatCCATCACACAACACTGTACAGAAGGAGGACGACGTGGTTCTATTGTTTGCTGTAAAGACGTCGTTTATAAAACACGAGCTTCAGATCTAGTTTAACATCTAATAACTCAAACTACAGAAGGTTCCTTTAGACCGGaacaggaaggagaggagatcATGAAACATTTGTGAGCAGATTGGTGTATATTTAGTGTATTTTACACAGATTGGTGTATATTTAGTGTATTTCTACCCAGATTGGTGtatatttagtgtatttttaCACAGATTGGTGTATATTTAGTGTATGTTTACCCAGATTGGTGTATATTTAGTGTATGTTTACACAGATTGGTGTATATTTAGTGTATGTTTACCCAGATTGGTGTATATTTAGTGTATGTTTACACAGATTGGTGTATATTTAGTGTATGTTTACACAGATTGGTGTATATTTAGTGTATGTTTACCCAGATTGGTGTCGGCCCGTATGATCATCTGAACCTTTCCGTCGTCGGTCTGTTTGAGGTGCAGAGTTCCGACTCCTTTCTCTTTGAACTCTGCGTCCTTCTTGTAGAACAGTTtacacctgaaacacaaacacgttGAGTTTAAACGTAGAGAAACAATCTGAACAATCTCAATGTTCAcaaataaatgttcatattcAGATGTTACACAAAGTCGAATAGCTTTTAAAATTCTGCATCAAGAGATTTTCAGATCTCATTACAGTCTGACGGATTAAATCTCAGGTTTTTTAAATGGAATCTGGtggaacaaacattttaatggaaTGTTATGTTTGTAAACTGATATATTCAATGTTAAGcctgtgtttatatattatattagacTCTTTATGTTTGTACTCATCCTACTTTGTATTGGAACCGTAGGTTCTCTCGTATACAAAAACTGTCTTTGATTttttatattgctttaaaaacacgCTGAGTTGATTTAACACGTTAAACTAATGGAATCACTGGTTaaactaaatgaacattatgttTGAACAGAAGTCTGTTTCAAACAtaatgtcaaacatttattcagaCGTACTTCTTGGAGTAGAAGGCGTCGTCCTCTTTCACCTCCTTGATCTCCGGTTTGGGCGGCTCCTCCGACTCCTCGTCTCCGTTGGCGTctacacaaaaaacaattcattaataatttcatatttttcaacaaGAAACGAGTCGTGTGACATCGACGGTCTCTGACTTTAACATGTTCATCTGAAACGAGGAGGAAGCTGAATGTTAGATATTTATGACATCcttagaataaataataaagtcattttaaaagtaaaaatcctCACAAAAGAATCTGTTATGACTTcttaaaatatatctttatgTTCTGAATTGATCACATAAAACTATCAATAAGAATATAATAAATCTGGATTACTCCTTTAAATgacagataatgaaaataattgttatttgcaGCTTTCACATGATGAAAATATCCTTAAAACAGatgattattaaataaacactCGTTACCTGAAACATGAGATTTCATTACTAGATTTATAACCAGATTAAAGATCTTGTTTTATGTGACAGTgaactaaatatttaaatcaaaaatgctttaaatacattatgtttattttcttaaatatagCTGATAGTCAAAAAGATTAATGAATTATCAAATTATCAAAAAtgatgtctcttgtttgcactatcctctctgctgctgtaatcctgcaagtttccccgctgcaggactaataacagattatcttattttatcttatcttatcttaaagtaGCTGCTGATCAGTCGATTAATTCAAACGGCTCTAAATGATATTAATTATTAGTTTAAACTGCAGATAAACTCCAGAATGAGTCTAGAGTCTCTACATTTAAGGGCAGatatttcagatgttttatattttacctgCGGGTCGAGCGTCCTCAGACTTGAAGGACGGCGGAGCAGCAGATCCGAACACGGAGGTCTGAGCGGAGGAGgcgctggaggaggagaaggagaagctCGGGGGGGTCGTCTTGGACCCTAACGACCCGAGGACAGAGGCGTCCACCTTCTGACCGAAGTTAAACGTGACGCCGGGACCTTTGGAAGAGTCTTCTGTCGTGTTTTTGCCGAAGGAGAACAAAGCGGCGGCGGCTGGAGacggcgaggaggaggaggagggaggagcagcaggaggaggaagggtgGCCGCAGCCggcagcttcttcttcttctcctcggAGCCCCCGTCGGCGGACCCGGCTCCATACTGGCGCTCGATGGAGGCCAGGTGGCGCTCGTAGTCCCTGAAGATGGGGTTGAGGTCGCACAGAGGGTTCCCGTTGACGTGTTTGGTGATCCAGTCCCTCACGGAGCAGTTCAGAGCCGTGAGCTGACGGCTGTACTccttgttgctgctgctgctgccggagctTTGAGCCGGGCTCGGGCCGGAGCCATTGGTTTGCTGGGCCGTGATGTCAGAGGAGGCGGGGCCGTTGAACGTCAGACCTGAGAGGACGAAGGGAGGGGTGTCAGTGTGAGAGCACATTTTAAACTACAGCCAGAGACCTGAAGACCTGATCCAGAATCAGAGAACAACAAGATGTAGCTGCTCTGCTAAAGAcgtattatataattataatataaatatctgATACCAGCCGAACTGCTGCTCTGACCCCCAAAAACCACCGGCGGgattaaaatgcatgttttctttaaacaatcaccaaaactacgtctcatttaaaatcttctCATAAATAAACCGTTTactttaaacagattctgtaaaaaacattaaattctgagctcctcagtgaaactatgaagacatgattgattcatccgagaccaacagtcatgtgatgaaaaatattattatatctttaaataaCAGGAGGAGAATATTTAAATCTTTGAGGCCCCACGCTGCACTGGGTCATCCTGGTCCACCTGAGCCCAGCAGACAGACATTAAAACTgtccataaacaaacaaacaaacatcctcCGTCTCTCAGAACCATAAACTGGTCTCTCCTCAGCTGGTTGATCTCAGCAGCTAAACATACGAGCCTCCAGACCCGCGGTGGTGGTTCTTCCTGTTTGACCAGTACAGACGCTTAATCATCATCATGACCTCATAACAAAAAGCCACCACCCTCTCCTCACCGGGTGTGGCGGTGGACGTTACAGCCGGAGAAGAGAAACCTCCGAACGTCGTGGCGATGCTGTTTCCGTTGGTCAGGCCGCTGAGGCCCGAGAAGCCACCGCCGCCGTTACCGAAACCGGAGAACGCCGTCGGAGCGGAGCCTCCGGTCGCCGCCGACGTCAGAGAGAAACCTTTAAACCCTTTGAAGGATCCGGTTCCCTCCGCCTGAAACAACACAAAGCATTTAGAGGTTTAAGGATCCTGATTCATGAGCACAAACAAGAGGAGTCTTCATTCAGCTCTGAGTTTAATAATAAGGTCATATTTCTGCTTTTACCTCTCCGATGTTTCTGCGTTTGGCCTTCTTGATCGGCCGGCTCTTCAACACATCTTCACTCGCAACTAAAAAGGTCCCGGCCTTCATGAAGGAGATTTAAAGGGTTAAACACGTCACCACCGTCATAAATCCTCAATCTGACACACTAAACATCGGAACTCTTTcactttatttacattacaacGCGGCATTTTCGTTTCTAATGAACACAGTcgagtttcaaaataaaagctgtgaaCTGGGAGGATATTTGAAGATACTTTAACAACCGTAATACATCTTAAAAGATCAGGAAACACAAACTACACAAGACTAAAGTTACAACATAACATTATTAATCCACCGTTGATGTCGTCTTTGAATTCAACGCCAAAATAAAGCACAAAAGACCAATTTCTGACCATTTTACattacttttcttcttcttattgttCTTATCACCAGCTCATAATCATCATCTACATTTCTGCTTTAGTTTAAAGTGTGTGAGTTTATGCGtcacctcctctccctcctcctcctgatcccAGTTCCTGTCCGTGAGCTCTTTATCAGCGATCCTCTTCGCCATCCCACCAACtctgaaacacagaggaagtcaaaacaacaaagtcaGCAGGACGTCTTCATCTAAAGAGTTCATCAGCAGCGAGGACTTAAAACACGCCGGACTTCTGGAACAGGAGTATTACCACAAATACACCTATAGGTAAATACCTGCACGCAAACCAGTAACAGTCCAGaagtatttgcatcaaaatatactttaaagtaCAAACATTAAAGTACTCATCATgcagaataacatgtatttgaaTGAATGTGTTAGAGCTCTTTATAAAGACtgctggtagtttaatctataataatacagtTTTATTAAGACTCAGTTACTGATATTATAttaatgtagtgcagtaaaaacaatattcacCTGTGAGAAGTATTAGAAGTATAAGTACATGGtacctgagtaaatgtactttatattACTGCTTATTAGAAATACCCCTCTGATGATGACTTAAggagtcaaataaataaatataaataaacatatatgtatataaataaataaatatataaatgaatataaatatgtatgtaaataaatataaataatataaataaatatatgaattaatataaatgaatataaatatgtatgtaaataaataaatattaatatatataaatatatatatatatataaaaatatatatgtaaataaatatataataaatataaatatgtataaataaatattaatatatataaataaatatatatataaataaatatataaataagtgtaaatatgtataaataaataaatataaatatgtaaataaatatataaaaatgaatataaatatgtatgtaaataaatataaacaaatattatatatataaataaatataaatgtatgtaaataaatatataaataaatgtgaatacgtatgtaaataaaatatataaatatatatttttaaaaaatatgaatatatatataaataaatatatttttatatatatttcacagtaAACATCATAAATACACAAACCTAGCATGAGGAGTTCATGTGGGTTGACAGTTAGCTTCTGTTAGCTTCAGTTAGCTTCAGTTAGCTTCTGTTAGCTTCTGTTTAATGCTAACAGCTGCTCGTTCACACCGTTACTCAGCGTGCACCAGGTGTTCTCTACAGGTGAGAGTGAACACCTGCAGCGAACACCTGGTGGCCGGTGAGCTAGCGGCTAAAGCTAGCCGGGCCCCACGTTAGCGGCTAGCCGCTAGCTGTTAGcggctagctgttagccgccACGCTGCCGGCGGAGgatgctaagctagctagctggccGCTCTGGACTCACCTGGATGAGGAGCGCGACTCCTCGGCGGCTCCACGTGACGCGGGGCTGCTCAGGTGTGTGAGCTCGTTCACAGGTAGCGCGGTGTCTCAACGAGCCGCTCTCAAGCCGCCATCTTACATAGCCGCGTACGTCCGCATGGCTTCAGGCGTCCGGGACGTGGTGCGCATGCGCAGCCGGCACAGCGGCGCTCGCTTACAGCATGGGAGTTGTAGTTCATAggggaaaataataatttcataaatatcaactttttttaactttttgtggatagataacattatatatatatatgtaaatattttaattagtttttatgtgtgttttatcactATTTGGGCATTCTATATTGATATTTCTGATGGTAAAATAGtcctttaaacaaaacattttcagccaataataataataataataataaaaatgacaataacagACTTTTCCTGACTTCTTGAAAACATTTGTGAAGGAACAAAACTATTTCTCCAAACTAAACTAATCCTTGAAACGCAGAATAAAAAGCACCAGAAAAGTCAATTGTCAATAGAAAAGcttataaaatgtcatttttcatctaaaatcctaaaaatgtttttggacaGTAACAAAAACAGCTTATTTTTAATGTCTTCCTCTGTagaaaatatagtttaaatTATAATGTTTGTGCGATAGTTAGAAATGTATTAATCCAGAAGGAAATTCGTGCCAGTTTCATTAAAGTTTACAACAgtataacaacaaaacaatagaataaaaatataaacatagacaaacaatagaataacaatttataaatgtaaaagaaatgatACTGACATCAgtgcaaaatagaatagaacagCAAACAAAGTAAGGTAAATAAATTAAGTAggaaaagtaaaatacaacaacaaagatcCCATCCAAACAAATCCTTAAACTCAGAATGAAAATaactaaaaatgttaaatttgaatAACAGTAAAGCTTTCAAACTGTAATTTTTCATCtgaaatcatttaaatgttatttttacatAGACAATAACAATTACAGCTTCTTCTTTAATGTCTTCCTCtatagaaaatgttgtttttaacattgaTTTGTGGGAGAAAAGTTTAATTTGAGGCAAAAAATTCCACTAAAACATTCAACCCTAGGAGCTTTGAAACATCATTTCTGGGataaataatgtttcttttggtgataataataataatcgttGTTAGTCAGAATAAAATGAGTGTGTGAGACGAACAGGGACAGTTATGAGCTGCTGAAGCTGCACGAGGTGAACGAGTTCTGCGTCCTCACAGCGTGTCCCCTCAGATAAATGGGATTTTCCAGACAATCCATTTCAGCTTTTCCTCCATCGTTCAgcagggatgaaaaaaaagagaaagtcagGATGCAGTGGGGGGGGATCGGGGGGGCAGAATGGTGCAGAGCCGGGCAGCAGATGGCTCGTCTCCAAGCGTTCAGGATCCCGGCCTTTCCTGCCAAATAGAAACAGGTGCTGCAGAAAGTAGGAAGTGAGCTGTGGGCCCGACGGCAGCAGGAGACCCTTGACCAGCTGGCGAGGAGAGAAACGGGAAAGAGTTGgcaagaaaaaagaggaaagaagtgTTTATAATGCAGAGGGAAGATGTGAGGAAGAGgctgagagaggaaggggaTCCATAAACACACCACTCTGACCGAGGGAGATTATTTATACAGAAAGGGATCAAATCAAATACGCAGTTATatctttaaatgttatgtttagtTCCAAAAGAAGAAGCAAGGATtacaaaaaggagaaataaacaCAACGTATATAGTGTgaaataaacagatttatttatgttttatggcTTCAATAgtataaaacaataatctgaatgtttagcttagcttagcataaagactggaagcagggggaaactgctagcctggtTCTGTTTAAAGTAAATCTAATGCATAAGTATTTAATTTGCACAcatgaaatgtaatattgagTCTGTACCTGaacagtgaagtcaaagcttcctgtgttaaagctgcattctctctcctgtccaccagggggcgactcctctggttgtatagaagtctatgagaaaatgactctacttctctcttgatttattccctcagtaaacattgtaaacatgagtttatggtctcaa is drawn from Anoplopoma fimbria isolate UVic2021 breed Golden Eagle Sablefish chromosome 23, Afim_UVic_2022, whole genome shotgun sequence and contains these coding sequences:
- the nup50 gene encoding nuclear pore complex protein Nup50; protein product: MAKRIADKELTDRNWDQEEEGEEAGTFLVASEDVLKSRPIKKAKRRNIGEAEGTGSFKGFKGFSLTSAATGGSAPTAFSGFGNGGGGFSGLSGLTNGNSIATTFGGFSSPAVTSTATPGLTFNGPASSDITAQQTNGSGPSPAQSSGSSSSNKEYSRQLTALNCSVRDWITKHVNGNPLCDLNPIFRDYERHLASIERQYGAGSADGGSEEKKKKLPAAATLPPPAAPPSSSSSPSPAAAALFSFGKNTTEDSSKGPGVTFNFGQKVDASVLGSLGSKTTPPSFSFSSSSASSAQTSVFGSAAPPSFKSEDARPADANGDEESEEPPKPEIKEVKEDDAFYSKKCKLFYKKDAEFKEKGVGTLHLKQTDDGKVQMIIRADTNLGNILLNILLQASMPVSRVGKNNVMVVCVPNPAVDDKNPNSPVPLLIRVKTAGDADELHKTLEDKRG